In a single window of the Gossypium hirsutum isolate 1008001.06 chromosome D02, Gossypium_hirsutum_v2.1, whole genome shotgun sequence genome:
- the LOC107908591 gene encoding uncharacterized protein, giving the protein MEALLSQFTFLSDQALQGNKNFDPSAMEDLMKLFEIESYKAWAALELEEEKQVKGAEITMQQAEDYFDSVMETAVDEFRRFEEEMERESKAELSGVDDTAEKVKKMGDLMEKGANIASKLYVEAAMKSAGFNGLSPNKVHPS; this is encoded by the coding sequence ATGGAAGCTCTCCTCTCTCAATTCACTTTCCTCTCAGATCAAGCTTTACAAGGCAACAAGAACTTCGACCCATCCGCCATGGAAGACCTAATGAAGCTTTTCGAGATCGAATCTTACAAAGCATGGGCAGCTTTGGAGCTAGAGGAAGAAAAACAAGTGAAAGGAGCTGAAATAACCATGCAACAAGCAGAGGATTATTTTGACTCAGTCATGGAAACCGCCGTGGATGAGTTCAGGCGATTCGAGGAAGAAATGGAACGCGAGTCAAAAGCTGAACTCAGTGGTGTTGATGATACTGCTgagaaagttaaaaaaatggGGGATTTGATGGAAAAAGGTGCAAACATTGCTTCTAAATTGTATGTTGAAGCTGCTATGAAATCTGCAGGTTTTAATGGACTTTCACCTAACAAGGTTCATCCTTCAtga